The DNA sequence gtaatttataattttatgatattgtttatattttttaggagAGGCTCAGCAAACAGAAATTCTTGATAAAGATGCTATAACTCTCGGAGAAGAAACAGGAGATGATGCTGTAAAACTGCCTGCTGCCAAAGAACAGATTCTAACAACCCCCGCTGTACGAAAAATAGCTATGGAACACAACGTAAGTGAAGCCACATATAACTTTTAATCGAGGTCGTATTCAGAGGGTTTGAACCCCCACCCCTCTCCAAAATGTTTGCCCGACTcgcaaaaacgtaacaaaatggaatataaacaatttttgatgcttttttttatagtttttttttatttatttgacattCAGAAGTACAAGTCAATGTGCATTTGGAGAATGAACGCATTTGCCAGACCCTTGGCACAATCAAGCGTACTGTACACAGTAGATCATCCAAAGTTATGACCAGATTGTACAAGGGTCTTGTGCGACCATTGCTAGAATTTGGATGTAGGGGTTTAGGGGTGTTTGTCTATTGTTTAGGGGTGTTTACAAAACCCCTAAACAAGGGATGATCAGCAAAAAATAGAATATGTCAAAAGACGGGAAACATATGCGGTTGATGGATCTTCCAGAATCTTGACTATCTATCTCGATTGAATAAGCTAAATCTCCCAAGACTTGCGTACAGGCGTCAAAGAGGTGGTTTTATAATGACCCATAAGCTTTGAATTATGACCCCTCCTGTCAAAGGCCATTTCAGTTGGATGAATCCTTCAGGACAAGAGGGCATACTAAGAAGTTGTCCCGGAGACGGCAGATACCGGAGTCCACAACCACTTTTTCTCCAGTAGAGTGACTGCCCATTGTAACAATCTTCCTGATACTGCTGTCATTGCTCCCTCCGTCGATGCCTTTAAAATTGTTGTTGACAAGAGTTGGTCCATAAAACTATGGAAGACAAAGCGGGATGCAATTCAGTCGATGGCTCCCTATCATCACTGAACTGTGATTATACAGCATTCGCCGATCAGCTTCACCGAAGAGAGAGCTATTCTCCTCATATCTCTTAGAAATCGTTCAAATTCGGGATGCAATTCAGTCGATGGCTCCCTATCATCACTGAACTGTGATTATACAGCATTCACCGATCACCGAAGAGAGAGCTATTCTCCTCATATCTCTTAGAAATCGTTCAAACAGCCCAATTATAACCGACGGGAAAGATGTAATGCCAGAAGTTAAAATAGTTCTTAATCACATGAAAGTTTTTTATAACTTGGCAACTTAATAGTTGTCAGGAATTGACAACTACAGGAATTTTACCGGTCATGAAAATGTCactaattttgccttatttttaaactgaaaaaaaaaaaaaaaacaagaagagcCAAACGCTTGATGGcgttggtgttttttttctccaccGCCAATTTTAACGCGTGCAAGTTGATACCACCTTTGACCTATACCACTATGATAGTGAAAGTTAAATTCCGTACATTTTTCGGTTGAAATGAGGGAAAAGCTGAATTTTCGGCTATTTGCCATAACCGTGCTTTGAAGcaattttaccttttcttaTTACTATTAAATTTTCCTGAACCACACCTTTAATGGGGTGCTCAGTAGGTTGCTAGTCCTTAGCAATTTAAACAATCTATACTTGAAGGTATCAACAGATGGCATCGAAGGAATAAATCTCTAGAAGATAGTTTCAGTTAAATAGGTAGTGCAGAACAGATAAGGCTATTTCAAAGCTGAGGAAACTCTGTCCTATGTGTTTTCTCCTTCAGGTAATGTGAGTGAGCTGATCATTGATAGCTTTAGAATGGTGaaagtttaagaaaaatatgCCCTATAGATCCAATCTGTTTTTAGTTTCGGAAGTTAACTTAGTTTagaaagttagttttttttcaagtagttTCTCGAAGTTTACTCTTAGTATTTTAGAAAGTTTAAAGAAATTTAGAAAGtttacaattaaattattttaggcCCATGCCAGGGATATCGAAAGGTGCCATGAAGCGATGTTTAGAGGTGATAAGATAAACTTCACCGAAGACAGGGCTGTTCTTCACATAGCTCTTAGAAACCGTACGAATAGCCCAATTCATATCGACGGGAAAGATGTTATACCAGATGTCAACGGAGTTTTAAATCACATGAAGGAGTTTTCAAACCAAGTTATTCATGGCCAATGGGTTGCCTACACATCAAAACGAATAACTGATGTTGTTAATGTCGGAATTGGAGGATCAGACCTGGTAAGTGGTGTTTACAGATATTAGTTATATGACTTGAGGTGGAGTCGTGATCGTTTGGATATTGATTTATTGAACCTGCAGATACTATTTACtactcactgtagcaccaagaCGTTTGAGGCcgacagctacgcacactcctcctatGTCCTAATAAATCGGAATTTTGACCCTTTTCACCCTTCAAGGTCAAGCCTTGACTTGCCGTCAAATTCTTATTGCTTTATATTCTTTCTTagcctacaaaaaaaacaattcctttttaaatcaa is a window from the Artemia franciscana chromosome 17, ASM3288406v1, whole genome shotgun sequence genome containing:
- the LOC136037762 gene encoding glucose-6-phosphate isomerase-like isoform X3, whose translation is MEHNAHARDIERCHEAMFRGDKINFTEDRAVLHIALRNRTNSPIHIDGKDVIPDVNGVLNHMKEFSNQVIHGQWVAYTSKRITDVVNVGIGGSDLRENGVQWLKSWTKIIEWESMSLTFLDILPCLKMQDFVERLSPMPIPQKLSFWKRRNLSRALSSINCLYHVIRVIDVAI